DNA from Mycteria americana isolate JAX WOST 10 ecotype Jacksonville Zoo and Gardens chromosome 19, USCA_MyAme_1.0, whole genome shotgun sequence:
aggctgcagaggcGGGGGGCTGTGGGAATGAAGAAGGATGACTGACAGTAagtgtggggagggaagagatttGGGGAGGGAGATGGAGGTCCAGGAGGGAAAGCATGGACGAAGGGTTAAGAGAGGGAGTGGGGTGGGACACAACTTGGTGTGAGGGTcagggaggcagaaagagggGGTGCCCCTGGCTGTCAGTAAGGTCTGGAGCAGAGCAtcaaggtgagggaaggaggtGATCTGGGTTTTGCCCGCCTTGGGGCAGGCCACAGGGAGAAGAGCCCTCTAAGCAAAGGTGGGCACGGGGCAGCCGGTGTGGTGGTACGGGCGCAGGAGCACCCACCCCTCGTGGCTCCACGGGGACACCGGGGCACCCACCCGGCACCGCTCCCCAACGCCTGACCCGCCCAGGGCGGCACAGCCTCGCAGTACACCGGCACCTGGGCGGCCGTGACTCAGCGAGCACCTGCTGAGGATAATTAGGAGGGATGCAATTAAGGTGgcattttcctccctcctgcctggctccAGCCCTTAAACAGGGAGGGCCGCACGAGGGACGCGTCTGGGCGTCACTCTGGGAGGCTGCTACAGGGTCACCAGTGGTGTTAGGGGGTGGTGGCAGGGCCCTGCTCCCAAACCTGAGGGTGAGCGTGCCCCATGGTCCCCAGCTGCCAGGGCAGCATCTTGACCCTGGGCAAGGAGCAGTGCACGGCTGCTCTGGCCACTCTAGAGGATGCGGGGGCCCTTGGCAGCCCcacaggcagcgtgcaggcaCGGGCGCACAGGAAGGACCCTGGCATGACAGGCACATCGCCCCGGGGCCAGGAGCTTCGGGACGCGCATACacacccagcccagctcccacacATGCTCCCAGCCCCAGCGGTTTCCTCCCTGGAGGATGGCTGGGCCAGGGCCGGCCCTGGGGTGCCTGCTCATACCTACCCCGCTTAGCCCCCCTGCCGGCACGGTGGGCAGCCCTGGCCCTGAGCTCACAATGGGGCGAGGGGGGGGCTCTGGGACGGAgcgggggggacagggatgggggcaAACTGCCTGGGCGCAGGGGTCTGTGCTCCAGGTGGGCAGGAGGGGGTTGCCCTCCCCGGGGAAGGCAAGTCTTGCCCCTGCGTGGTTCTCTCCGCAGGGCTCGGGCTGCTGAAGGCCTGGTAGAAGGCACGGTGGGGGGTGTCTGGGTAGGGTGTCCCCCCCAGCCAGGAGGCCGAGGGGccaggctgcccctgccctcactgcaggctggagcccagccctgccacagcccctcgccccgccgccgcgcataCAGGTGGCTGTGGCTCCAACACACAACCTAGGGTTTTATTGTGCAGACAGAGGAACACTCCTGGAGGACaggtttgtttgttgttgcttttcGTAgcgttcttccccccccccccttaacaGAATTTCTTTTACGACAAGCTGTGGAAACAACTACAATGCTCACAAAAAAATGAGACTCAAGACGCATCCGCGCTCTGCCGGCTGGGCTCTGCACCTGCCCCAGCGCTCACCAGCAAGCCCAGGGAGCTGGGCGCAGCCAGACCTCGGCTATACATGGCCTCAGCAGCACTAGACAGCAAGCaagcaggcagggatgggcaCGGGGGTAGGAGGAAGCTCGCGGTGTCTGGAGAAGAGCAAGGAGTagggagcagctgctgtgaaTTGCTCTCAGCTGTGGtggcacagcccaggctgcacgGGTGGCTCAGTGGGGCTGGGGTTCACCCCATGGGCCCGGATGCTCCTGCCTGCATCTTCCCCTGCCCCCGCGCCCTTCCCTGAGCaagggtgcagcagggctggccctcCGGTCTCTCTCCCCATGGCCGGCTGGGCTGCTCCTCACCAGGAGCCGCCAGGTTTCGGGGAGGCCGGGGCAGCAGCCCACCAGCTCCTCGGGGTCCCGTGGGGCATCGGGGCAGGCCTGGGCTGGCGGATGTGGGCTGTGCTcggcctccctctccccactctCACCAACCCCTGGGGACGTCCTGGCGGGCCGAGAGCTGGGCTGCCCTTAGGCCCTTTTCTGCTCTTAAATGGAGACAGGGAAATGctgaaagggaggagggagaagggagggggcaCATGGGTACCTCCCAGAGGCATGGTGGGACTGGAGGAAGACCGCACTGGAGGAAGGCCTCTGAGCCTACCCAGGGCCAGGCACTGGGACGTGTGCCATGAGGAAGGATCGGGGCCCCCAGATGTTCCCTCAGGGGAGGCAGGGTGATGGTGCAGAGGAGTCTCTGCAGAGACCTTGAGGTCACGGTCCTGCAggggagccccctccccaccagcctgCCTGGATCCAGCTCCGGGGGCCtcagggaggggagcaggggtgaAAGCAGGGCTGTGGCTAGCTCAGAGAGGCTCTGCTTGCCTCCACTGCGAGCGGGTGCTAGCAGTGATTCTCTCGTCACAGCTAAGGGCTGGTCCCAGGGGAGAGCAAGTGGTGTCTCGGGCTCAAAGGTACCAGGCATCTGGCCCAAAGGTACCAGATGATGTCTGGAGGAGGCCTCACTTCCAGCTCAGCTGTAAAAAACAGATTAGGAAAAACTTGTTGCCAAAGCATGTTTGCAGCGAGTCCCCTCCCAGGGCCCCAAAAGAGCCCTCCTAAGGAGGCAGGGGCATTTGACGGGTGTCTCCCAgacctgctcccctctcctcccagcctggccAGGCCCAGCATCATCCCGTGCCTCCCGTGCTCCCTCTGACTCTTCCCTGCTTGCTCTGAGACAGGACTCGCctcgtgccccctcccagttgcGGCAGCTCAGGGTGACTCAGGGAGACAGGAGCAGGCTGAGAAATCAGTAAGTCACCTGGCTAGCAGGCAGGGCGGGTTGGGGACGCCAGCAGCCCCATCTCCTCCAGGGGCTGTGggcacagcacccagcacagggACCCCTCCGCACGCTCTCGCATCATCTCTCTCTCTTACCTGCCAGTCTAGCTGTCTTTTCCCAGTTGAGAACAGGCAAACCCCAAAAGTTAAAGGGACGGGAGAAACGGGCTGTGCGGGGCTGAGGCTCCAGTGCTGCCAGCATGAGCACACCAGCCAGCCTTCCGAGCAGGGAGGTGCAATGGGAGAAGCAACGCTGCCTAGCGGACCCACCAGGCTTTGGAGCAGGGCATGTGTGCGTGTGATGGTGGGTCTTGGCACAGGACGGTGGTTAGCGTTAGATATACGGCTATATAGAGATAACACTGAGAGAGGTTTCACTTGTTCCAAATGGTTCAGCTTCAATTTCCAAGGGCTGCGTTCTGGCAGGGGAGGTGGGTTTGCTGGGGTACTtggtgtgtgcgtgcgtgtgtgtgtgcgtgcatgtgtgtgtgtgtgcttttccTTTCACAGGGACACGAAGTCCACGGcttgcaggagaggcagggaaaggagaagcagcaggagccacGAAGTGTTCTGGATCAAGAGGCTGAAGCCGGCGCATTTCTCCAGTTTGTCTGTGAGGACAGGgaatggggagggagagaaaagccgCAATGAAATCCCTCAGGAACAGGGATCAGGCTGGGTGTTATAAGGGGTACTGGGACTCagtttcttgccttttctctgccacagaaatgcagcaagtCCCATCGTGGCCCCTTTCCTGTTTCCCCTCCCACCTTGTACCCATGTAGCGGCAAAGCTTTTTGGGGAACAGAGACCCTGGGAAGCATAACCCTGCCTGTGCCTGACTGAGGTGACAAGGGGATGGGCACCAGGTAAGACAAAGGACTCTGCAACTGGAGGACTGCTCCTGCGGGACCTAAGTGTGGAAAATCCCCACTGTACTCCTGCTCCGGACCACATACCTCTTCAGTCCTTCACCAGCAGACTTGTCCCTTCTGCTGGGACTGACTATGAAGCATCACATATGAGAGGACACCTGGGCAATGCGCCTGAGGCGCAGCCTAAGAGAGGCAGGGGTAAGCGGTCTGGGATGGGGCAGAGTGAGGCCATCTGTGGGGCTGACTGCTCTGCTTGCAGTAGGAAGGGCATGTAAGGGTTGGGAAACTTTTATGGGGCTCAGGGAGGGTTTGGGGCTGCCATAGGGGGTTGTGGTTTTCTCTACTGGCCCTGCCAAGCCAAGGAGCAGGTGGGAAAGAGGCGCTGAGGCCAGGCACAGCTGCCTGTCTCACCTTTGATGACAGTGATGTTCTTTATCTGGTTGCCAGTGTAGTCATTGGTGGCCTTCAGCTCGCACATGTAGACACCCTCATCGCTGGTGGTGAAGCTCTGCAGGTAGAGGCACACCAGGTTCTTGTGCATGGTGACGTTGGCTCGGGTCCGGTAGATGTTCTCAGAGACACTGATGGTGCTGTGGATGACATGCTTCCTGTTGTCCTTGGTGATGCTGAATTCATAGGTCagggggttgttggttttgttctcgTAACGGCAGTCCACCCGGAGGCTCTGGCCCAGCAGGCAGGCACTCAGGTCCTTGATCATCTGGCAGTGGGCGGCCTGGAGGACTGGGAGAGGCAAGCAGGGGTTGGACAGGGAATGGCGAGCACTGGGGATGGCCATGCAGCCTCCTGGCCCTTGCCCAGCTGCTCTGGGGCGGGCTtgctggagagcagggaggggatgcGCGTCTGCCGGTTGTACCTGTCAAGATGACAGCGATGCCAACGGTGGGGTTCATCTTTCCGCTGAGGTGCCCGGTGGCGGCTGTCACTGAGAggggagcctgggcagggagagagagaggcaggtaGCCAGGTCATTGCCCCGGTACACAGATGGTGCAGATGGGCACTCAGTGGTGCAGACATGGGCACACATGGCACAGTTGGGCAGGCTGCCTCTTCTCACACAAATGATGCTCTATAGCCTGCTCCTCATCGTGACGTCTGATCCACTGCACAGGGACTGGCTGGCCCTGCAGTGAGCTAGGGAACTGGGCACTGTGTGTCTGGCCAGGATCGCCTTTCCATATCCCCAGGCAATGCTGGCCACACTCTCTTTTCCTTGTCTAGATCCCCCATTCAACGAGCGTGGCACAgacctgcagctgcctgcagtgaGGCCTGCGtgcgctgccctcccctccttctGCCCCCTGCCCGGGCTGGGTGCCCTGTCAAGGGATGGGCAGGAGAAATCAGTACGCCCTGGTGCCTGCACATCATGGCCGGAGGGCTGCGGCTCACGGTGCTGGCGGGCACCAGGCCTGCCAGCCCCCCTGCGGCTCCAGTGGGTGAGCTCAGCAAAGATGACTCATTGCGATGCAGTGAGGGAAAGGGGCCAAGAGCAGCGAGACACGGCAGCTGGACAGGGAGCCAAGGCTGCCGAAGGATGGCACCAAGTCTCCAGGGGCTGAGCTGAGCCTGTCCGGCCACAGGGTGGAAGGGTTTTGGGGTGGCAGAGTCCACCCTGTGGGTCCCTGGCCCGGTGCCTGTCTCTCTTCACGCTGCCTCCTGGTCTGTGTGGGTAAGGGGCCTGCGAATGTGCCGTCAAAACCCCAGGGCTGCTGACAGTCCAATCCAGCTGAGAGGAATCAATGAAAGGTTTGCAGCCCAGCCAAGCAGCCGCATGGGGAATCCAGCCGCAGACATGCGGAATggagggagggggtgggggagcagcAAAGCAGACGCCAGGGCTGAAGGACACACCGAGTGCCCTGCAGTCGGTCCTCCAGACTGTGGATATGGGTCCAGGtccaagaggaggagggggactCCAGGCTGGCAGAGGGCACAGCAGACCCCCAGTTTGCTCCCTCTGAGGCTAGCTGAGCATCTAGGGAAGAGCTAGGAACTGCCTGCACTGCAGccagctggatttttctttttagcattttttgGGTCTTTCATATAACATTCTAGGAGGAAATACCAAAACCATTTGCTCACTCTGAAGCTGTGAAAGATCTCTATGTCCGCAACCCCAAACCCTGGCCAGGAAGAAAAATTCCCTTCTGTGTCGCCTTGACGACCAAGAGGTtgtaaatgggggggggggggggggcaaaggcaTGATGGAGCAGATTACCCGAGTCTCCTCTGGGTTCCTAGAAACTGTCCTGTCCCCTGCTTTGTCATTTCCCAGCTCCAACCCACTCCTCTTTGAATGTCCTGGGACACTATCTAGGTCACAGCCAGGCTTTCCTCCAGAAAATTAGTGCAAATAAGCTCCCAGAGAGGGGGGCTTCCTCCCATCTACGTGCAAAAGCACTCAGATCTTCTAGGCTCTGGGTTCATGAGCCCCTCCTCTTGTacccctcctcttctcctgatAGTGGTGCCAGGAGCAGAGCTAGCCAGGTAACTCTTGTTCCTGCATGATCCCAGGGGCTTTGCGCTGGGACAGTCCTTGTGAGTCCTGTCCAGGGGACGCGACTCACAAGGACTCCAGCCCTTGCAGAGCAAAGCTTTCCGGCGTGGTCTCTACCACCTGCTCGGGCCCATGCCACGGTGGTACCTCTGCCCACCACCGTGACAAGCTGAGGGTGACAAAGGGGCTGTGGGGATGGTGGAGCGGGGGCCGTCGGGGAAGAAGAGAGCCAGACCGATGGGCTGAGAGAAACCAAGAGCCCCAAGAAGCTGGCTGTGCTCGGGGGTGGCTGCCAGCAAAagggggctgcgtgggggctCCCGGGTACGCAGTGCGTGCCTGCGTGTGGGCGTGCAGGGAAGAGCGAGGCAGGCGACACCTCTGCCCGGGCCCTGCGAGGGGCAGGAGGGGTCGGGGCGCCAGCTGCCCCCCTCGCAGGGACCGGGCACGCGTGTGGCAGCGCGGGGGAGCCGGAGGCGCAGGGCGAGGCTGGGGGTGCCTGCGTGCGCACAGGCGTGCCCACGGAGGAATGCCGCAGACCCgatgcccgggggggggggggggggcacccgtgCCAACCCGAAAAAATTGAGAGCGTCTCCCTCGGTGACCGCCCCCCTCTAGAACCAGCCTctccgggggccggggcgggcagcgcatCCCGCCGCTGGGCGCCGCCCGGGCAGCGGCAAgaggctcccccggccccgccgccccgcccgggggctGCGGACCCTCCCCGCGCCCTGCCGGCGGCAGACGCGCGGCCCCGGCGACGTGCCCCCTCCCGGCCGCCGgtgccccgccggcggggccctgcccgcggggcgggggcggcggcccgcAGGgtcgcgccgccgcccccggggccgcccggtcCGCGATgccgcggcgcggagcggggccgcggggcggcccgggccgtgCCTACCTGCCCGGCGCTGTCCGGTGCTggcggcgctgccgcccgcggggctgccctgccgGCGCTGTCCggtgctgcccgcgctgccgcccgctgCTGCCCGGCGCTGCTGCCCGGCGGGGCTGTGGGCGGCGCGGCGCTCCCGCAGTTTGGGaagggccgggcgggcggccccaGCAAATCAGTGCCGGGCGGCGTCACGCAGGCTCGGCCCCCGGCCctgcggcgcggggggggccctGCCTCTGCgggcctgcccccgcccccgccccgggctgcggccGTCCCGGCCCCGGGAggctcggccccggcccggggcgccgggcggggtgcggggggccgcGGAGGAAGGAAGCCCCTTGGGCGGGGGGCAAGGGGGGCACCGCCGGGGCGGCCCCTGAGCCTGGCCCGGCCGGGGCTCGCAGCGGTGCCGGGGTCCCGTTAGgcccccctcgccctccccccaccacccccgtTCCCTCTTTCTGCAGACTGGAAAGGGCGACGGATCCCCATTGCCATGGGAACATCGCgttttgcagaagagctgccaACCCTCATCCTCCCCGGCAACGTGGGAGTTGTTTTGCTGGGAAAGGAGGGTGcttcagaaatggaaagaagagctTGGCTTGGGCTTTGCTGAGGAGGGGGGACGTATTGCCCCTCCCCAAATGAGCAGAGCCCCCAAATGAGACGAGGCCAGCCTGCACCGAGTCACCAAAGACCCATGCAACACAGGTCTCCTCCACACGGGAAATTGTGGCGGGAATGGCAGGGGACACGGCTGAAGCTCTGTCTCTGATGCCACTTGCCACAAGCCTTAAGTTTTAGGcccagtgctggtggcagtgagGACACAAACAAGGGCTTGCTCCCCACAGGCTCCCATCACTGCATGGTTGGGAAGGGGCtaagcagagctgctcctgcacagGCAAAATGCCCTTGGACCCAGAAAGCAACCTGGCAAAGACCTCTTCCCTGCTTTTGGGCAAGGTGGAGATGACAGGAGAAGAGGGCAGCATCAGGGAGCTGCTCTCCCTGGGAGTTTGGGTCCCAAGGCACCCCAGGAAGGAGCAGAGGCATGCAGGATGGCCTGCCCTGTCCTCACCTCCTCCCGCCTGCCCTGGCTGGGCTCTGCAAAAAGGGCTGGCACTGTGAAAGTTGATATGAAAAGTCATATTCTGCTCCAGCAAAACCTGATCCCAGGTGACATTTGAGTGCTGAGGTTTTGCAagctggctgggctgtggggtTTTGCTAATTCTACAAAATCTTGGCTCCGGCTGCTCACTCACTACATGGGCTGCAGGTGTGCTGCCCCAAACGGGGCCAGACACCCAGGCTGGCCAGGGGCCCCATGATGCCCAGGGAGCGTGCAGCAGGGCTCCCAGTGTGCTGCCATGAGGAGCGCAAAAGCCTGACCCTATCTGTTCTGGCAGCTGGGTATCGAATGGACCCAGGCTATGGGGTCATACACAGCTGCATGTGCACAGCAACACGACGACACTGGTGACCCAGGATGGTACAGACTGACAGTGCTGGCTAAGGACAGGATTAAAGGCATGGCAAACTGACACAGAAAGCACTAACACGACTAACGCCACTAACATGACTGGAAGCAGATTGATGCAATGCAAACAGACAAACACAAGAGGGGTGTTGCCATGTTGTCAGGGTGCAAAAAATGCGAGCATGAGGTCTGCATCCAAACACAGCTGTGATGTGGGGCAGCACATATAACCACGCACACACACAGGTCCCTTTTACATCTAGACCCACATCTCCACAAGCTGTGTCTCCTCCACATCCCCA
Protein-coding regions in this window:
- the THY1 gene encoding thy-1 membrane glycoprotein, with product MNPTVGIAVILTVLQAAHCQMIKDLSACLLGQSLRVDCRYENKTNNPLTYEFSITKDNRKHVIHSTISVSENIYRTRANVTMHKNLVCLYLQSFTTSDEGVYMCELKATNDYTGNQIKNITVIKDKLEKCAGFSLLIQNTSWLLLLLLSLPLLQAVDFVSL